In the Urocitellus parryii isolate mUroPar1 chromosome 1, mUroPar1.hap1, whole genome shotgun sequence genome, ctccacacacccacacacaccccttttaCCGTGCAGCCATCTCAGCAGCATCCTGGTAAGCACATGGGCCCTGCATCCCTCTGCAACTGAGGGAAGGCACAAAGAGAAGCTGTGTCTTCACCAAGGGGCTGGCTGCTCTGGACATCCCCAACATGCCCCTGCTCACCTCAGTCTGGCAAAGCACGGATTTACAGTGAGCCTCATAAGTGCTTCACAAATAATGCACTTCACAGAAAGTCCCCGGAGCCTAGGGCACCGAGGGTTCACGCCGCACTACTACTGAGTGGCGGCCAAGTTGGGAATCTGCATGAATTCCAGGGAATTTAGAGAGAAAATGACACAAAAGTGTTCTGTTTTCAGATGATAAATGTGTCTACAAAAAGATGCCCTTCACCGTGTTGCATGTACACCTTTTTGACAATCATGTACAGCTTACTCCCAGGACCTTCTCTAGGACCCTCTTCAGTGCCCCTTTAACCTCCTCATTCCTCAGAGTGTAAATCAGAGGGTTGAGCACGGGCGTCACCACTGTGTAGAACAGGGAGACAAACTTGCCCTGGTCCTTGGATCGGCTGCGGGCCGGCTGCAGGTACATGAAGATGATGGTCCCATAGAAGATGGTGACCACcagcaggtgggaggagcaggtccCAAAGGCCTTCCGCCTGCCAGCAGCCGACCTGATCCTCAGCACGGCCTGGGTGATGTGGCCATAGGACACCAGGATGAGTGACAGGGGCAGCACCAGGAACAGGACGCTGGCCACAAAGAGCTCAGCCTCGTTGAAGGTAGTGTCCACACAGGCCAGCTTGATGAGCACGGGGACCTCACAGATAAAGTGATCCACGCGGCGATGCCCACAAGAGGGCAGGCGCAGGGTGAGGGTGAACTGTACCAGGGTGGTGGCCACTCCGCTGAGCCATGCCGTGGCCACCAGAGAGTGACAGAGCCGAGGGTGCATGACAAGAGTGTAGTGTAGCGGGCAGCAGATGGCAACATAGCGATCGtaggacatgacagccaggagGACACACTCGGTGGACCCTAGCGCTAGAGAGACGTACAGCTGAGCCCCGCAGCCGCCGTAGGAGATGGACTTGTCTGAGCTCCCCAGGTGGACTAGGAGCTGAGGAAGGATACCAGTGGTGAAGCAgaggtccaggaaggacaggtgggagaggaagaagtacataggTGTGTGGAGCTTGGGGTCCAGAAGGGACACCAGGATGATGGCAGAGTTGCCAAGAAGGGTCATGAGGTAAAGGAGCAGAACAACCCCAAAGAGGGCCCGCTCCAACCGAGGCTGGTCTGAGAACCCCAGCAGAAGGAACCAGAGAGGAGGCTGTAGTTGGCGCCTCCCATTACTCTCGCTCCACCCACTCACGGAGAGAGGGCTCACGTCAGGCAGAGCCGCAGATCCCGTGCCAAGTCCTTGACAATTAAAAGTTACATTCTGGGAACTAAGACTTTGGACACATGTGACAGGCAGAGAGCACCAGAGTGGGAGACTCTTATTATGCCCCGAAGGTGGAACCTGGTCTGAGACCCACAGGTGTCCCACGTAGCTCGAGGATCACATGAAAGTCAGCACCACTTGAGAACGAGTTTGCCCCAGTTTTTAACAACATGGATTTTTTTAGTGTAAACATATTAGAATTTTATAGGAATTGTGGGAACTGCAAGCACTCTAGAAATATGGTTATTCCCAAGGTACCAAAGGCACAGAGCAGCCGGTAGGTGTCCGGGAGAGCCCCAAGCACGGTGGGAATGCAGCAGGGCTGCTCAGGACAAATCCAGGTATGGTCACATGCTGCTCCCGAGGAGTCCAGAAGGAGGGCAGCCCAGCCTGAGAATGGAAATGGAGAGGGAACATGGTCAGAGCCAGAGGGAAAAGGAGCCAAATGTGGGGAGCAGCTACTGCACATACCGTCTATGCTTCAGAACATGGCATGTCCAGGGTGAACTGAAATCAGTTCTTCCAGGACCAAAGACATCAGTACACATTATCTGGATAGCATAGCCCTTGTTGAGGGGTTTTAGTTCAGttcaaaatttccttcttaaGATAAATGTTTGCACAATGTAAGAGAATTTAAAACTTCAAGTACCCTGACCCAGAATCGATGTGTGGGGCTCATGGGACAGTGGACAATGTCGATGTCACACACTTGGAAGGGAGTGAGTGCAGTATGACCAGAAGGCAGGGAACTCGGCAGAGGTTGACTCATGAAGGCTCGCCTGCCGGCAGTGGACTTGACCAAATAACAGAAGAAACCAAGAGATTGAACAGTTAAAAACAGCCTCTGTCTTTTTAATCTCAACCAGGGATGCTGAGGACCGCGCTGACCATGTCTGAAAACTCCAAGAAGAGAGTCCACATAGTTGATGTTCTTCTTGTAATAGGGACCTGGCTCCTGTCTCCTGGCACCCACCTTAACGCCAGCCACTGGCTGCGCATGCCTGGCTGAGCGCCCTGTGAACACGTGAAGCACAGGGAATCTGGATGACAGGCAGTTCCACAGCACCCGGGGGAGCCTACTGACTGTGGCCACTGCCCTTCACAGGCGCCAAGGCCCGGACATCTGCAGACTCATGAACAACCTGATCTTGCTCTTCTCCAGATGCAGCTGAGGAGTGACTCCCCGAGACCTGTGTCCGCCCTGAAGTTGTTCACTCACACCATCCTGCTCAGGATGAAAGACTGGCTGACCGTGTCTTTCCCTGAATGAGCAGGTTTGCTATCTCAGCTCAGGTTTTCAAAGCTTCTCTTTCATGTTATTTATTAGAATGGGCCTGCACCTGGTGTCCTGCCACCAGGATGCCACTGAAGTCACCTCCTCATCCCTTACTGCCTACAAGAACGTCTCCAGAGCATGGTGGACAATCTGGTAAGAGAACAGGCTCCAGGTATGACCCGCTTTCTGCATTTTAGTTGTGTTCCTGAACATGTCACTGCATGAGGTGCCCTGGCTGGCTCAGCTGGGACCTAGAGAGGAGCAGAGCTGTCCATGGGGACGAGGTGCATGATACCAGCCCTGTGGAGGGACAAATGTGTGCCAGTGAACAGTGATTGCTGTGCCTATGGGCACTACTGCCAGCTCACATGGCCTTCGCAGGCTCGAGGGCACCTTACTGTCCCCCGGAGCCTCACCTGCAAGCTGCAACAGGAAGCCCCAGACAATCAGAGCCACTTCCTGCTCCCCAAACATTGAGTATGGCTCCATTGCCCCTCCCACCACGGCTGCATGGTGTTCCCTCACTGAACCCACCTAGGCATCTCTATAAGTCCTCTAAGACTTGACCCAAAAGACAGGAAATCTTTAGAGAGATATCACATTTCCAACTAGTTCTacgatattttatatttatgcattgcGAGTATCAGAGTGTCAGGAATCTAatgacttatttatctttatgctaTTAACGTCTACCACATTCTCCAAAAGCATTTGCTAAGTCAAAGTGCTTGTGGAGCACCGTGCTGTTTCACTGGGCAGATGTGGTGACCATGCTGTAACACATGCAGCGAGCAGCTGGACAGACATGCAAAACATGCACCCCTAGAGCTCCCTGAGCACCACGTGGAAGCCCTGCTGTTTCACAGAAGGAATGCATGCCCCACCTACCGTAGGCAGGGCAAGCTTAAAGGCTTATGCACAAAGGCACTTCTTGGACTGCTTACCAACCACGTTGAACACAGTGCTACTGCAGAGGACGGACATGACAGTGACCACGCCACAGGGCCTGAGGTCAGGTGCTTAAGACAGAAGCATAAAGACAACTAAGTGTATGTCTGCACACactacaacaaaaacagaaagggcaTCTCAGCACTCACGTCATGGCTCCCATCCCATAGATGTGAATAGAGAGCTGTTTAATCCCATGTGCTGCTCCAACCACAAACACCTGGAAGACAGGTTTCCCTATGTTTAACTGCACACTCTGAAGTCGgatgaagacagacagacagacagattgGATGAAACACTGGAATTTGTCTCTCACTAGACATTATTTCAGTTAATTCATCCATCAACCTCTGTTGGACGCAAGCCGTGGCCAGCCCTCAAGCTGGACATAAGGGGTGTCTTAATGAGTTGGCCACTGACTCTCTATTCATCACAAGTGGTGTGGGGTATTGAGCCAGAGCTCCATGCgagccaggcaagcactctaccaacagagtcCAGCCCAGCCaagaatatgaaataagaaaGCTGTGTGTGTTGCTGTCAAGAATCTTGTCAgagtaaagtaaaattaaaaacaacaacaacaacaacaagaaacccTTCTCAGTTGCCTGCTCGTGCTGCATGGATGGGGAGAGAGCAgcagcactaaccctagcccagGGACCCACAAGGTGAATAGTGAAGTATAAAGAACCTTCCCTCAGGGTGTCACAGGCCCACTCACCTAGCTTGTGAGAGGATATCATGTCCTTGGAAGTCAGTATCTATAGATAACCCCaacatggtggcatatgcctattatttcagctactggggaggtgaggaaggaggatcccaagttcgaaccagccttagcaacttaacaaggccctgggcaagttagtgagagtctgtctcaaagtaaaaaataaaaaagggctgggaatgtgacatactggcaaagcatccctgggtgcaatccccaataccaaaaacaaaaagggaggtaAATGAAGACAGCATTCTGTTTTCTGTGCATCCAAGGTGTGCTGCCAAGAGGAGTGAAAGGTTTGCTATTGATGTCAGAGCATATGAACACCATGCCAGCAGAGCCAGGATCTGCCAGGGACCTGAGGGGACACTTGCGGAGGACTCCCTGGGCGCCAGGCTGCCCTAGAGGACACGACTTACACACCTGTCTGTCTCCACAGGGAGACGAGCAGGACTCGCTTTCCTGTGGTCACAGAGGAGGAGGCCCCAGGGTGGAGGCTGCCCACCCAGGGAGGCTCTGAGGCAGAGTGGAGTTGGGGCCCAGGGCTGGTGTTCCAAAGTGCTCCATGCCACACACACCTCCTGGTGAAGGAAAtaagtgggcacatggtggcTGGGGGATGCCACCTCTCTTCCTCTTAATCACCCTTGTCCTCTCATGTCCTCCTTGCTGCTCTGCTTCCCCTAAGCCATCTGTCCCGCTTTGAGCTGTAGCTCTGTGCTCCCGAGGCTGCATTGTTCCCGGGGTGCCCCATTATCTAACATCTGAACAGGGGCTTTGCCATGGTGCAGAGGGTGCTCAGCGTCACCAGACACCTCAGCAAGTCCTGCTTGAGGGGGAAGCTTCTGGACCCTCTGCCTTGGAGCaagaaggggagggaggctgAGTGGGAAGGCACAGAAAGCTCAGCCACAGGCTCAATAATTGAGGACCACAGTGGCACTGAGAAATGGCGAGAGGGATAAAGTGCCACCATGGGAAGAGCAGCAAACCCTCTCTGCAGCTCTGGGGTCCAGGGATGTGGCCTCCTGTGGCCATTGAGAAGGCCTGCTCCAGGCTGTTTTCCAGAAGTGCAGCACGGAGGGCAGGGTGGGCTCAGGACCCAGGCAGGAAGCGCTCCTCTCCCTTGAGGGATGGACCCTGGGCGTGGAGCTGAGCAGGTGCAATCCTTGAGCTCTCTGGCTATACACCTACATGTTGCCATGGAAACACCTCCTAACTCGCCCTGAAACCTGCTGACACGTACATGAATTGTACCTAATATGCAAAAACATGAAAGTCGTAGGTGCTGACGGGGAAGCTGGTGTTTTGACACATGGACACTCTGTGTGTTTAAGTCCAATTAAATGTAACTACCTCCTCAAACATCTGTCACTTATTTATGGAGAACATTCCAAACCATTCCTCCTGGGTTCCTAAATGTCCGCTGTGTCTTTGCTCTCTGGGCACCTGTGGCAGCAGCTCACCAGAACTCACCCCCATCTCCCTGCAACCTAGTGGGTGTTGACCAGCCTGCCCCACCCACCCTCCCTGCCCCTATTGCCCCCAGTAGCCACCACCCTGACCTCACAACTTACCTATTATCATTGAATGTATGGCTCACAAGGGAAGCTGCTGCTTACCATAAAGGAGTCCTGTGGTCAGAAAGCCTGGACGTAACAAGGCAGGTTCCATCCGGTTCCCTCACCTCCACCAGCCCTGAGCAGGAAGGCACCCGGGAAACACAGCCCAGGTGTCTCCTTCCAGACTCTGCAGTGGCTTTTCAATCTTGAAGTCATTCTGTCCATGAAAAATGCAGCCCTGATGGCCCCTGTGCCCAAGGCACATCTGTGGCAAGTAGGGGGTTGCTCCTCTCCTGGTCCCGGAGCAGCCCTGTCTCACTAGGGAGCTGGCACCCTAACTGAGGCATGGAGGCTCCACGCTCCAGAGAGCTCAGTGGCCCCTGCCCCTGGGTGCCCTGCCCCACCAGGAAATGCTCCCTAAGCACAGGACAGCCAGAGAGCTGTTTCAGTGGTCCCTGGTGTCCTCCTGGGCAGCACTCTCCAGCCCCAAGAGCTCCAGCAGCAGTGCCACAACCCAGGGGCTCACTAAGCCCGGCCAGTCTCGTGGCCAGCCTCACAGCTTCCCCAGCAGACCCAGCCCCTTCAGGTCGCCTGCCACGGGAGactggccctgctcccaggaCTTGTCCTCCTGCCGCCTGGGCTCTGCTGAACCGAAATTTTGGGCATTCACTTCTGGTGCTCTACATCCCTCACATTTCAATTCCCCTGGTATCGGGACAAACCTCCTGCTATTCCTGTGCCAAACAGTCTTCTCACCCTCCTGTGTTTAGACCTCGCCCCTAAGAGTCTTGCCCAGCTGTCCATCTGAAGCAAATCCCTCTGAccatgccttttattttaatttctagcaCACCTCCAGACCCGATGTCTCTCCAAATCGTGTGCACTAGAAACAGGCAGTACCTCTCCTGACCAGACCAAGGAGGCTCACACCAGTACCTGGGTGCCCAGGAAACGGCAGATATGGGAGGAGACCCTGTGAAATGAAGGCGAGAATGAAGGAGAAAGCCAAGTGAGGTCCACAGAAATGCACTGAAGGCAAATGAATGCAGCAACAAGAAACAGGGACAAGCCCAGGCCAACAGGAAATGGCCTTAAAGTAAAGACTCACATTCTCAAATAGACAGTCAGCAACCATGCATGCATAAAATAGACCAAGCACACCCTCGGGATGGAAAGAGCTATTCTAAAAAGCTACTACCTAGGCAAAAAGGGCAAATGAAAGGTTCAATACAAGGGTCTACAGATTAGTGGAATAACCACCCTAAGAGGAgaagaaattcataaaaatgggaaagataagaaaatttaaaatcagtgaaTGTGGCCAAGAACATATAACCCGCAGGTGTTCCAACAGGCAACTCATTTCATGCTCCTTTTGCAGAGCAAATTTCTCTGTTGTTACGGGGGCAGCCAGGTCAGCACAAGGCTCAACGAACTCAGCCCAATAAAAGTTTCCTCCTCACCCCATCCAGACGGAGCCTGTTAGGTAGTAGCTATCCATGAGCCAGGAAATGTAAGCAAGGTCACAAGTGTCCTTTAAATCACTTTAGGGTCTTCTTTAAACTACTTCCAAAAtagatgagaaagcaaagggTGGTAGTTAGCAGAAGGTAGAAACAGGGGAGCTAATTGGAAATCACatcaagagaaaaggattaatAGGACTAACTCTTAACAGGGCCACTGAGGCTGATGGGAAGCTAGGAATTATGGCTACAAGCATCTCCAGCTATCTGGGATTGAAGATTCCTTGAGTGGTGCAGACACATTAAGGTAACTCTGACCAGCTGCTGACCCTAGTGCCCACCTTATCATGGGATTGACTTGTAGGTGAAGCTCCCCTCccctaaataggatggccaccaaGTTCCAGAGAGGTACCAAGTAAAATCAAAAACCACCGCCCGATGTGaaggagttgaacacctgattggcaaagagtgCAGAAGGGGATCCCCAGCTCTCCTAGTGAACATAACAGTAGTAAAATTGGGGACAGCATCATCTCCCTTGATGTCCTCTGCCTGGAgatatctctccctctctctagctctctctctctctctctctctcctccccaggctcTCTCTCCAACCTCAGTTTGCTTGTACTTCACTTTCACTTCTAATAAAGCTCTCTTGCATGACTTTTGGTGTCTTGactttaaagtttatttcatcAAACACAAGAACCTGGTTTCCTTCAATGTCACATGAGCAGGGGCAGAGGAACCCCTAGGTTAGTTTTCCTGCAGGATGGGCTTCAGCCAGAGCATTGAGCATTCAGGGAGGGGCACTCCTGAGCATGAAAGGACTTGAGGGCACCAGAGCTTGGTCACAGGGGAACACATGGCTTGGAGGGAGGCCGGGAAGACCACACGGAGTCCAGCTTATTGCTGCATGTTGCCTCTCCATGTTGCGCAGACCAAGCAAGCACCTCTGTGGATGTCCCAGGGAGCCAGCTGTCCCCAGCTTCTTCACCCCAACCTGCTTGGCAGATGTCACCTGGCGGGAGCAGGAGAGCAGGTTCCACCCTGCCTCTGCAGCAGGCTGACAGGAGCAGCCTTTGCAATGCTGCAATCGACCCATTCTGACCCACCTGGGTGGTGACCACATGCTAAGACCTGGAGCGAGACCGGGAGCTACAGTCACTGTCCCTGCGCTTCAGCCATCACatgaaggtctttttttttttttctactaaacaaaatgaattggttaagcttttttttttattgtagtcaACAGAGAGTGAGTCTCATTAACTTAAGCACAGAAAGGAATGTAATGGAAAGATATGATGAAGCTTCATAAACCAGAGAAAAATTTCACATGAACCAGGCAAGCTTCAAGGACCacagcaaaaagaagaaatggagaaccCTTTCGATAGGACATAGATGATATTGTCTAACACTTTAGTATTTATTTGtaaaactgaaaaggaaatattttctgacCATCATAcaaaattttgttgttgatgatgagtGTTTCTTATTTTCTGCAGGTTGTGGTATGAGATCGCCAGGACCCAATCCTTCAGGTGTATAGATGACTTCGCTAACGTTGACTGTggctatattcttttttttttttatatatctgtatttatttacttatatctGGAAGAATACAAGAAACCAATAAGAGAAGTACCTGTGGATGTAGGAAGGGATGGGTAGAGGCAAAGGTGGGAACCAACTTTtcgttgcatttttttaaattgcaaaactCTGCAattatcttacttattttttaaaaagtgacaataaataaaaatttagatgtAATTCAGAAGCTGGCTGCCATGGATAAAGGGTGGTTAATTTTCAAGAGAGTCCACCCTCCCAGCACTGTCCAACAAAAGGTCAAGGACATGAAGCTCAATCACACCCACTGGCTTTAATCTCCCCCAAGAAGACTGGGGTATTTGGGGAGGAGtttaggcttctttttttttttttattgttggtcgttcaaaacattacatagttcctcatacatcatatttcacagtttgattcaaatgagttatgaactcccaattttatcccgtatacagattgctgcatcacatcagttacccttccattgattgacatattgcctttctagtgtctgatgtattctgctgtctatattattctctactatcccccctcccctcccctcccctccccttttctctctctaccccttctactgtaaatcacttcttccatttgaattatcttgtcttacccctcctttcctcttatatgtcattttgtataaccctgaggatcgccttccatttccatgcgattccccttctcgtttcctttccctcccacctctcaaccctgttaatgaaaatcttcgtctcaagctcttcgtccctaccctgtccttgtttcctccccttatatcagaggagtcatttggtatttgttttttaaagattgactagcttcacttagcataatctgctctaatgccatccatttccctccaaattctatgattttgtcatttttaaatgcagagtaatactccattgtgtataaatgccacatttttttaatccattcatctattgaagggcatctaggctgattccacaatcttgctatcctgaattgtgctgctatgaacatcgatgtagcagtgtccctgtagcatgctcttattaggtctttagggaatagaccgagaaggggaatagctgggtcaaatggtggttccattcccagctttccaagaaatctccatactgctttccaaattggctgcaccaatttgcagtcccaccagcaatgaacaagagtgcccttttccccacatcctctccagcacttattgttgtttgacttcctaatggctgccaatcttactggagtgagatggtatcttagggtagttttgatttgcatttctctgactgctagcaatggtgagcattttttcatgtacttattgattgattgtatgtcctcttctgagaagtgtctgttcaggtcctttgcccatttattgattgggttacttgttgtcttattgtctaattttttgagttctttatatattcttgttattagggctctatctgaagtgtgtggagtaaagatttgttcccaggatgtaggctccctgtttatctctcttattgtttcttttgctgagaaaaaactttttagtttgagtaagtcccatttgttgattctagttgttaactcttgcgctatgggtgtcctattgaggaatttggagcctgctcccacagtatgtagatcataaccaactttttcttctatcagatgccgtgtctctgatttaatatcaagctccttgatccattttgagttaacttttgtgcaaggcgagagatagggattcagattcattttgatgcaaatggatttccagttttcccagcaccatttgttgaaga is a window encoding:
- the LOC144249766 gene encoding olfactory receptor 2G2-like, coding for MRSQWLALSGWSESNGRRQLQPPLWFLLLGFSDQPRLERALFGVVLLLYLMTLLGNSAIILVSLLDPKLHTPMYFFLSHLSFLDLCFTTGILPQLLVHLGSSDKSISYGGCGAQLYVSLALGSTECVLLAVMSYDRYVAICCPLHYTLVMHPRLCHSLVATAWLSGVATTLVQFTLTLRLPSCGHRRVDHFICEVPVLIKLACVDTTFNEAELFVASVLFLVLPLSLILVSYGHITQAVLRIRSAAGRRKAFGTCSSHLLVVTIFYGTIIFMYLQPARSRSKDQGKFVSLFYTVVTPVLNPLIYTLRNEEVKGALKRVLEKVLGVSCT